In the Aneurinibacillus soli genome, one interval contains:
- a CDS encoding ABC transporter permease: protein MSLIETIRSVLLNIQANKFRVFLTSLGIIIGTLTIVLVVAIGKGSEQAVSEQFKRLSVETIVIRLGRDAPPNSEMTKEQAFKMKELEHVRDVSAAIHSQSQVSYRSTSESASIMGISESYASMNNLALETGLMFTDRDGEKRNKVALLGYTLAQTLFGEDVSEALGKQITIKGRKYEVKGVLKRVGDTGPGGGPGGGSTDDSVFVPYDVAVKYTAGKQSKPNYTAQATDINSVATAMKEMQTYIEDTTGKTDAYTLMDAGSRLNSAKETARTMSALLIGVAGIVLLVGGIGIMNVLFVSVKERTREIGILKSIGAKRRDILLEFLLESILISFGGGIVGIVLSMLVMPLMAYSSIRVLSSVQGMLLGLAFAVLTGTFFGYYPALKASKLTPIEALNHE from the coding sequence GTGAGTCTGATTGAAACCATCCGCTCGGTTCTGTTAAACATTCAGGCAAACAAGTTTCGGGTGTTTCTCACTTCACTTGGGATCATCATCGGGACGCTTACGATTGTGCTGGTGGTAGCTATCGGCAAGGGGAGCGAGCAGGCAGTATCCGAGCAGTTCAAGCGGTTAAGTGTCGAGACGATTGTCATTCGCCTGGGACGAGATGCTCCGCCCAATAGTGAGATGACCAAAGAGCAGGCGTTCAAGATGAAAGAATTGGAGCACGTTCGCGATGTGAGTGCCGCGATCCACTCCCAAAGTCAGGTGAGCTATCGATCCACATCAGAGAGTGCTTCCATTATGGGCATTAGTGAATCGTACGCTTCGATGAATAACCTTGCATTAGAGACTGGCTTGATGTTTACCGACCGGGATGGTGAGAAGCGGAACAAGGTGGCGCTTCTTGGCTATACTCTGGCCCAGACACTGTTCGGAGAAGATGTATCCGAGGCGCTTGGGAAACAGATTACGATCAAGGGCCGCAAGTATGAAGTGAAGGGTGTACTCAAGCGAGTGGGTGACACTGGACCAGGGGGTGGACCTGGCGGTGGCAGTACGGATGACAGTGTGTTTGTGCCATATGATGTGGCGGTCAAGTACACGGCGGGCAAACAGTCCAAACCAAATTACACGGCGCAGGCAACGGACATTAATTCGGTTGCCACAGCGATGAAGGAGATGCAGACGTACATCGAAGATACGACCGGCAAGACGGATGCGTATACGTTGATGGATGCGGGCAGTCGGCTGAATTCGGCTAAGGAAACAGCCCGTACGATGTCTGCGTTGTTAATTGGGGTTGCGGGTATCGTTCTACTAGTTGGCGGGATCGGCATTATGAATGTACTATTTGTATCCGTCAAGGAACGCACAAGAGAGATCGGGATTCTTAAGAGTATTGGTGCCAAGCGGCGGGATATTTTATTGGAGTTTTTGCTCGAATCGATCCTGATCAGCTTTGGTGGCGGGATAGTAGGCATCGTGCTTAGTATGCTGGTTATGCCGCTTATGGCGTACAGCAGCATCCGCGTGCTTTCCTCGGTGCAGGGCATGCTGCTTGGTCTTGCATTTGCGGTGCTGACCGGCACGTTTTTCGGTTACTATCCGGCATTGAAGGCATCGAAGCTGACGCCGATTGAAGCGTTGAATCATGAATAG
- a CDS encoding protein kinase family protein: MDWKKPIQLFQEMNIQEEEGNQLVRIEGVPQGVVCVGRGTDAAVFVHEDYPGYAYKVYAATTDAKRKNEEQAYRKLGDNPYFPVCYGSAERCLVLSYEQGKSLYDCLIEGIEIRAHVITQVDEAIAYARSVGLNPRDVHLKNILLQGEVCRVIDVSEYVKEGNDRRWEYLKEGYRLYYPLIAARKIPPALIEFVKKQYRKKASCTFSVQAFGRFLLPLLGIDKWRNAFFL; this comes from the coding sequence ATGGACTGGAAGAAGCCGATTCAACTTTTTCAGGAGATGAATATTCAAGAAGAAGAGGGGAACCAACTTGTTCGGATCGAAGGTGTTCCACAAGGCGTTGTGTGTGTAGGGCGTGGGACAGATGCGGCTGTGTTTGTGCATGAGGATTATCCAGGATACGCCTATAAAGTATATGCAGCCACAACGGATGCAAAACGTAAAAATGAAGAACAGGCCTATCGGAAGCTTGGGGATAATCCGTATTTTCCGGTATGTTACGGATCAGCTGAGCGATGCCTGGTGTTAAGTTACGAGCAGGGAAAGAGTCTGTATGATTGCCTGATCGAAGGGATTGAAATTCGGGCTCATGTGATTACGCAGGTGGATGAAGCAATTGCGTATGCACGCAGTGTCGGGTTAAATCCGCGTGACGTTCATTTAAAAAATATTTTGCTACAGGGTGAGGTATGCCGAGTGATCGATGTATCTGAGTATGTAAAGGAGGGCAATGATAGGCGCTGGGAATATCTTAAGGAAGGCTATCGTCTGTATTATCCGCTTATTGCAGCCCGTAAAATTCCTCCTGCCTTGATCGAGTTTGTGAAGAAACAGTATCGGAAAAAGGCATCCTGTACGTTTTCGGTGCAGGCATTCGGGCGTTTTTTGCTTCCGTTGCTTGGAATCGACAAGTGGCGAAATGCTTTTTTTCTCTAA
- a CDS encoding DUF2512 family protein, which yields MNYIKAYLIKLLRFTANFSLFIGLVYHEPFHLVFTLVFVMATVTYLLGDLVILRYFGSTVGLLSDALLVVSGLWGLHVLLGFSVGYGQAFLFTLVTVALCVEEFAYHIYVERKVFGRDRPGLMDMINNM from the coding sequence ATGAACTATATCAAAGCTTACCTCATTAAACTTCTCCGCTTCACAGCTAACTTTTCTTTGTTTATCGGTCTTGTTTACCACGAGCCTTTTCATCTCGTATTTACGCTCGTATTTGTTATGGCCACGGTAACATACCTGCTAGGCGATCTCGTAATTTTGCGGTATTTTGGCAGTACAGTCGGCCTGCTATCAGATGCGCTACTTGTAGTAAGTGGACTGTGGGGACTGCATGTACTTCTTGGCTTTTCTGTTGGCTATGGTCAAGCCTTTCTCTTCACGCTGGTCACCGTTGCCCTTTGCGTGGAGGAATTCGCGTATCACATCTATGTCGAGCGGAAAGTATTTGGCCGTGATCGTCCCGGCCTTATGGATATGATTAATAACATGTAG
- a CDS encoding alkaline phosphatase family protein, whose product MSNKVIAIVVDGMRYDKACEALGFIQHLVETNQAALYKVKSELPSLSRPLYEVLLTGTPVFMNEITSNQTVRLSTEKSLFHLTKENGLKNATASYYWVSELYNRAPFHFIEDREQEDESKPIQYGKFYWDEDYPDSHVLMDAEALRRKHDPNFLYIHPMGVDVKGENYGSESKEYREQILKMGSLLAQLLPIWMKAGYHILITSDHGMSEYGNHGGITDGERDVPLFIISPRVEAGIHEEVVPQLAFAPLVCELLGIERTDKMISYRLPGLKETVAH is encoded by the coding sequence ATGTCAAATAAAGTGATAGCGATTGTTGTTGATGGCATGCGATACGATAAAGCCTGTGAGGCGCTTGGATTTATTCAACACCTGGTTGAAACGAATCAGGCGGCACTGTACAAGGTAAAGTCAGAGCTTCCAAGTCTGTCTCGTCCATTATATGAAGTATTATTGACAGGTACGCCTGTATTCATGAATGAAATTACGTCAAACCAAACCGTTCGTCTATCTACGGAAAAAAGTCTCTTTCATCTTACGAAAGAAAACGGCTTAAAAAATGCAACGGCATCTTACTACTGGGTAAGTGAACTTTATAATCGTGCGCCATTCCATTTTATTGAAGACCGTGAACAAGAAGATGAGTCTAAGCCGATTCAATATGGCAAGTTCTATTGGGATGAAGACTATCCGGACAGTCATGTTTTAATGGATGCTGAGGCTTTGCGCAGAAAACATGATCCGAACTTTTTATACATTCATCCTATGGGCGTTGACGTAAAAGGGGAAAATTATGGTTCGGAATCGAAAGAATATCGTGAGCAAATTTTGAAAATGGGCAGCTTATTAGCACAACTTCTACCGATTTGGATGAAAGCTGGTTACCATATTTTAATTACGTCTGATCATGGCATGAGTGAATATGGCAATCATGGCGGCATAACAGATGGTGAACGTGACGTACCACTTTTCATCATCAGCCCAAGAGTTGAAGCGGGAATTCACGAAGAGGTCGTTCCACAATTAGCTTTTGCACCACTCGTTTGTGAACTTCTAGGGATTGAGCGGACCGATAAAATGATTTCCTATCGATTGCCTGGACTGAAAGAAACGGTCGCTCATTAG
- a CDS encoding aldehyde dehydrogenase, producing the protein MHTNEINRLDISEAVARQREYYQSGRTYAATERRTHLKALLDVIKRYEPKIIEALRHDLNKGEFEAYTTEIGILYEEIRFSMKRIDRWMRPKRVRTSRIHLGAKSWIVPEPYGTVLIVAPWNYPFQLAISPLIGAIAAGNTAILKPSELTPHVSALLAQLIRETFAPEHVRVIEGGVETNTELLRQKFDHIFFTGSVAVGRIVMEAAAKQLIPVTLELGGKSPCIVHHDANIELAAKRIAFGKFTNAGQTCVAPDYLFVHTSIKDELLAALRRTIEEFYGCEPLRHPDYGRIVSRRHFDRLAGFLCDGTIVTGGQIDAEKLQIAPTILEDIHVESPVMQEEIFGPVLPLLTYDMIEEVITAVNARPKPLALYLFTQDSNVEDQVVKCISYGGGCINDTLMHVASPYLPFGGVGESGVGSYHGKSSFDTFTHYKSILKQTTLFDFSFRYPSSKIGLSLIRKLLK; encoded by the coding sequence ATGCATACGAACGAAATAAACAGATTGGATATTTCAGAAGCAGTGGCACGCCAGCGTGAGTATTACCAGAGTGGGCGGACATATGCTGCCACCGAACGTCGAACACACCTGAAGGCTTTGCTTGATGTGATCAAGCGGTATGAACCGAAAATTATCGAAGCACTGCGACATGATTTGAACAAAGGTGAGTTCGAAGCATATACGACGGAGATCGGGATTTTATATGAAGAAATTCGGTTCAGCATGAAGCGGATTGACAGGTGGATGCGGCCAAAGCGAGTGAGAACATCCCGCATTCACCTCGGAGCAAAAAGCTGGATTGTACCGGAGCCATACGGTACAGTGCTTATTGTTGCACCGTGGAACTATCCGTTCCAACTGGCGATCTCACCCTTGATCGGTGCGATTGCGGCAGGCAACACGGCAATTCTGAAACCGTCCGAGTTGACACCACATGTGTCTGCGCTGCTTGCACAGCTAATCCGTGAGACGTTTGCCCCCGAACATGTCAGAGTAATCGAAGGTGGCGTGGAGACGAACACAGAGTTGCTCCGACAGAAGTTTGACCACATTTTCTTCACCGGGAGTGTCGCAGTCGGCAGAATTGTCATGGAGGCGGCCGCTAAGCAGCTTATCCCGGTCACGCTTGAACTCGGAGGAAAAAGCCCATGCATTGTCCATCACGATGCGAACATAGAGCTTGCGGCGAAGCGCATTGCATTTGGTAAATTTACGAATGCCGGGCAGACGTGCGTTGCGCCGGATTATTTGTTCGTCCATACGAGCATAAAGGATGAGTTGCTTGCCGCTCTTAGGCGGACCATTGAAGAGTTTTACGGGTGTGAACCGCTACGCCATCCAGATTACGGCCGTATCGTTAGTCGTCGACACTTTGACCGGCTGGCTGGATTCCTATGTGATGGCACGATTGTCACAGGCGGGCAGATAGATGCGGAAAAATTACAGATTGCGCCGACGATTCTTGAGGATATACACGTGGAGTCTCCTGTTATGCAGGAGGAGATTTTCGGTCCAGTGCTTCCGCTGTTGACGTATGACATGATCGAAGAAGTTATTACGGCGGTAAACGCCAGGCCGAAGCCGCTTGCGCTCTATTTGTTCACACAGGACAGCAATGTAGAGGATCAGGTTGTAAAGTGTATTTCGTATGGCGGCGGCTGCATTAACGACACGCTTATGCATGTGGCCAGTCCGTATTTGCCATTTGGCGGTGTGGGCGAAAGCGGTGTAGGAAGCTATCACGGCAAAAGTAGCTTCGACACATTTACACATTATAAAAGCATACTGAAACAAACAACCTTGTTTGACTTTTCATTCCGCTACCCGTCTTCGAAAATCGGGCTTAGCCTTATACGAAAACTGTTAAAGTAA
- a CDS encoding IS4 family transposase, translating to MIYGEAFKNQSRKSEKDFTRNRKIRFVPLICMLLRMIRKSTQLELDEFREIFLPESAETTSYTKQSFSEARQKLSPIAFTLLNDEIIRGFYADDDFKTYKGFRLLAIDGSVMEIPNTKEMQQTYGYIRNYKEGFKAARARSSHLFDLENKIAISTCLTRYDDNERNLAKQNIEKLLSFEQSHIPNLILFDRGYPSADFILYLQEKGLKYVMRSQHCFYKEVENTTSLDEAVRIEVTKERAKALKRQGTPIKKGTVLEVRVLKVELPTGEIEILLTNLGVDELSHEESKSLYFKRWGIETRFNELKHKFEIENFSGEKPILIEQDFYATVFLSNIASIFEQEAEAELQEKNKGKTLKYEEYRINKNILIGKLRNRLIHMILEEDARKKDILYERFLKELQRNIVPVRKNRAFKRDKQSRANRYAKSKRRSL from the coding sequence ATGATTTACGGAGAAGCGTTTAAAAATCAGTCCAGAAAAAGCGAGAAGGATTTCACGAGAAACAGAAAAATTAGGTTTGTACCCTTGATCTGCATGTTGCTCCGAATGATTCGGAAATCAACACAACTGGAACTCGATGAGTTCCGTGAGATCTTCCTGCCGGAATCAGCAGAAACAACTTCCTATACAAAACAATCCTTTTCGGAAGCAAGACAAAAGCTATCTCCGATCGCGTTTACCCTTCTAAACGATGAGATCATTCGGGGATTTTATGCCGATGACGATTTCAAAACCTATAAAGGATTCCGTCTGTTAGCCATAGACGGCAGCGTCATGGAAATACCCAATACGAAAGAAATGCAACAAACGTATGGGTATATAAGAAACTATAAGGAAGGATTCAAAGCGGCCCGCGCTCGTTCCTCCCACCTATTTGATCTTGAAAACAAAATTGCTATTAGTACATGTCTTACCCGATATGACGACAATGAACGAAATCTGGCGAAACAAAATATAGAAAAGCTGTTGAGCTTCGAGCAGTCCCATATCCCCAACTTGATTCTGTTTGATCGTGGATATCCATCGGCTGATTTCATCTTGTATCTGCAGGAGAAAGGCCTCAAGTACGTCATGCGATCCCAACACTGTTTCTACAAGGAAGTGGAGAATACGACCAGCCTCGATGAGGCTGTGCGAATCGAAGTCACAAAGGAACGAGCTAAAGCGTTAAAAAGGCAAGGAACACCGATCAAGAAAGGAACCGTTCTGGAGGTTCGCGTTCTAAAGGTGGAGTTGCCCACCGGAGAAATCGAAATTTTGCTTACGAATCTAGGTGTGGACGAGCTTAGCCATGAAGAAAGCAAGTCGCTTTATTTTAAAAGGTGGGGAATCGAAACCCGATTTAACGAGTTAAAACATAAATTTGAGATCGAAAATTTTTCCGGTGAGAAGCCGATACTCATCGAACAGGATTTCTACGCGACCGTGTTCTTGAGTAATATTGCGTCCATCTTTGAGCAGGAAGCTGAGGCAGAGTTACAGGAAAAAAATAAGGGCAAAACACTCAAGTACGAAGAATATCGCATCAATAAAAACATTCTGATAGGCAAATTGAGGAACCGCCTGATCCACATGATTTTGGAGGAGGACGCTCGTAAAAAGGACATCCTGTATGAGCGTTTTCTGAAAGAACTTCAGCGCAATATCGTTCCTGTCCGTAAAAATCGAGCGTTCAAACGGGATAAACAGAGTAGGGCGAATCGCTATGCAAAATCAAAGCGACGTAGCTTGTAG
- a CDS encoding ABC transporter substrate-binding protein: protein MKRQWSKKSFKAIQAGILGMSLLGLTACGTKEESAAPVVKDPNSLSVGEIEAKAKQEGEINSVGMPDTWANWGETWTGVTQKYNLKHTDTDISSAEEIAKFEAEKENATADIGDMGISFAPIAEKKGLTLPYKTSHWNEVPQWAKDDKGNWVVGYQGTIAFLTNKKLVKNPPKSWDDILKGNYKVTIGDVQRGAQNQMGVLAAAMAYGGSESNIKPGLDFFAKLAKQGRLSLTDAKPANIEKGEVEVAIVWDFNALGYATQINRDQFDVCIPKEGSVVSGYTTIINKYAKHPYAAMATREYILSDQGQINLAKGFARPIRDVKLPKEVADKMIPKEQYKNAKPIQDPKAWEKTTSTLPQLWQEEVLVNVK from the coding sequence ATGAAACGTCAATGGAGTAAGAAATCTTTCAAAGCAATTCAAGCTGGAATACTAGGAATGAGTTTACTAGGTTTAACGGCTTGCGGAACAAAAGAAGAATCTGCTGCTCCTGTTGTTAAAGATCCTAATTCATTAAGCGTTGGAGAAATCGAAGCAAAAGCAAAGCAAGAAGGAGAAATCAACAGTGTTGGTATGCCTGATACATGGGCGAATTGGGGAGAAACATGGACTGGTGTGACCCAAAAATATAATTTGAAGCATACAGATACAGACATATCTAGCGCTGAGGAGATTGCCAAATTCGAAGCTGAAAAAGAGAATGCAACCGCTGATATCGGTGACATGGGAATTTCTTTTGCCCCGATTGCTGAAAAGAAAGGATTAACTCTTCCATATAAAACTTCTCATTGGAATGAAGTACCTCAATGGGCGAAAGACGACAAAGGAAATTGGGTTGTTGGATACCAGGGAACAATTGCCTTTCTTACGAATAAAAAATTGGTGAAAAACCCGCCGAAATCCTGGGACGACATTTTGAAGGGTAATTACAAAGTGACGATTGGGGATGTGCAACGCGGAGCGCAGAACCAGATGGGAGTGCTTGCTGCGGCGATGGCTTACGGCGGTAGTGAATCGAATATTAAGCCAGGACTTGACTTTTTTGCTAAACTTGCGAAGCAAGGTCGTCTTAGTCTAACGGACGCAAAACCAGCTAACATTGAAAAAGGCGAAGTCGAAGTTGCGATTGTGTGGGATTTCAATGCCCTTGGTTATGCTACCCAAATAAACCGTGACCAATTTGACGTATGCATTCCAAAAGAAGGTTCGGTAGTAAGCGGTTATACAACTATCATTAACAAATATGCAAAACATCCATATGCAGCGATGGCGACTCGGGAATATATCTTAAGTGATCAGGGACAAATTAACCTGGCCAAAGGATTTGCTCGTCCAATTCGTGATGTAAAACTTCCGAAAGAAGTAGCTGACAAAATGATTCCAAAAGAGCAATACAAAAATGCAAAACCAATCCAAGATCCAAAAGCTTGGGAGAAAACTACTAGTACTTTACCACAACTTTGGCAAGAAGAGGTGTTAGTCAATGTCAAATAA
- a CDS encoding cytochrome d ubiquinol oxidase subunit II encodes MPLDLFIISVLWFMLFGYVIVGAIHSGAGFFRLYSDWSGDVPPLYAAIQRYSSPFWIIYGMIGLVIPVVLAISEGDFFTIQNGRLTLLLNDLLTSPFSWSVILLAVVSILFISASFLTYYAKRIKDAKAEAMLRVYTLMWSLPAILASIIVFFMLKLHNRLHFTDMLTMMWVFPLSFLAFAAAVYLIYKQKAYGVSFFLITVQYGLAFLGYAVSHYPYVLYPYVTVYDGKINPTFLLAALCVGALFLLLPVLYATRQLFLFHHKCTRSQH; translated from the coding sequence ATGCCGCTTGATCTGTTCATTATTTCGGTGCTCTGGTTTATGCTGTTCGGCTATGTAATTGTAGGAGCGATTCATTCTGGTGCAGGATTTTTTCGTCTGTACAGCGATTGGTCCGGCGATGTGCCCCCGCTTTATGCTGCCATTCAGCGCTATTCGTCTCCATTCTGGATCATTTACGGCATGATCGGTCTGGTCATTCCCGTTGTGCTTGCTATTTCTGAAGGAGACTTCTTCACGATTCAAAACGGTCGTCTTACACTACTGCTGAATGATTTGCTTACGAGCCCGTTTTCCTGGAGTGTTATTCTACTTGCGGTTGTGAGCATTTTGTTTATTTCTGCTAGTTTTCTAACCTACTATGCTAAGCGGATCAAAGACGCCAAAGCAGAAGCGATGCTCCGCGTATACACGCTTATGTGGAGCTTGCCTGCTATTCTTGCTTCTATCATTGTGTTCTTTATGCTCAAGCTGCACAATCGCCTGCACTTTACCGACATGCTGACGATGATGTGGGTATTCCCACTTTCATTTCTAGCATTTGCAGCAGCAGTTTATCTTATCTACAAACAGAAAGCGTATGGCGTTTCCTTTTTTCTTATCACCGTACAGTACGGGCTCGCGTTTTTGGGCTACGCCGTATCCCATTATCCGTACGTACTGTATCCGTACGTTACTGTATATGACGGAAAAATCAACCCGACCTTTCTGTTGGCCGCTCTTTGTGTCGGAGCGCTGTTTTTACTGCTTCCGGTACTATATGCTACCCGGCAACTCTTTTTGTTTCATCATAAATGCACACGAAGCCAGCACTAA
- a CDS encoding ABC transporter permease: protein MKKQKWYALALLLPFIILVIGFEIGPLVSMIKNSFYADDGIKLTIDQYVTIFKSKFYLQAIYNSTLISLFSAVTSIIVAVVVAFSFTKFSQQVQNRLLMIANMTSNFEGIPLSFSYIILLGNNGLFTLLFAKLGWDVFAKFNLYSWTGLILVYVYFQIPLAVMLLYPSYQGIKQQWKEAAALLGASKRQFWFHIGLPVLLPSIAGIFSILFANAMGAYATAYALVGSNYNLLSLQIASLVASDVTLKPQLGSALGVLLASTMIVAMWFNQRMMRRIRRDLR from the coding sequence ATGAAAAAACAAAAATGGTATGCATTAGCTCTTTTACTGCCATTTATCATTCTTGTGATTGGCTTTGAAATAGGGCCGTTAGTTTCCATGATTAAAAATAGCTTTTATGCAGACGATGGAATCAAGCTTACAATCGATCAATACGTAACCATATTCAAAAGCAAATTTTACTTACAAGCCATTTATAACAGCACACTTATTTCCTTGTTTTCTGCCGTAACCTCTATCATTGTGGCTGTTGTTGTCGCTTTTTCGTTTACAAAGTTCTCGCAGCAAGTACAAAACCGTTTACTTATGATTGCCAATATGACTTCGAATTTTGAAGGGATTCCCCTTTCTTTTTCATACATTATTTTACTCGGAAACAATGGGTTGTTTACGTTGCTTTTTGCCAAGCTTGGCTGGGATGTGTTTGCAAAGTTTAATCTCTACTCTTGGACTGGATTAATTTTGGTTTACGTTTACTTCCAAATTCCACTGGCTGTTATGCTTCTTTATCCTTCTTATCAGGGGATTAAACAACAATGGAAAGAAGCAGCAGCGTTATTAGGAGCTTCAAAACGACAGTTTTGGTTCCATATTGGGCTACCAGTTCTGTTACCTAGCATTGCAGGGATATTCAGTATTTTGTTTGCGAATGCTATGGGTGCTTATGCTACCGCTTATGCCTTAGTTGGCAGCAACTATAATTTATTGTCGCTGCAAATTGCGTCTCTAGTTGCCAGTGATGTTACATTAAAGCCACAGCTAGGCAGTGCGTTAGGTGTTCTTCTCGCTTCCACTATGATCGTCGCGATGTGGTTTAATCAACGAATGATGCGCCGCATTAGGAGGGATTTACGATGA
- a CDS encoding ABC transporter ATP-binding protein translates to MSAIIELTDIKKSFGSGESRVDILKGVSLTVEEGEFMAILGPSGSGKTTLMNILGLIDIADAGEYLLEGESVSQKSENEYATIRNQKIGFIFQRFNLIAKYSALYNVALPLLLRGEKREVAMQQAEEMLTRVGLGERLKYRPVQLSGGQQQRVAIARALVGEANIFLADEPTGALDSRTGQDVMNMLKELNQAGKTIIIITHDRGIADQTKRVIHVRDGLIYS, encoded by the coding sequence ATGAGTGCGATCATTGAACTTACAGATATCAAAAAATCATTCGGCTCAGGTGAGAGTCGAGTAGACATATTGAAAGGCGTATCGCTTACGGTAGAAGAGGGGGAGTTCATGGCGATTCTTGGTCCGTCCGGTTCGGGAAAGACAACGTTGATGAACATTCTCGGCTTGATTGATATAGCTGATGCGGGAGAGTATTTACTCGAAGGTGAGTCAGTTAGCCAGAAAAGTGAAAACGAATATGCGACGATTCGCAATCAGAAGATCGGTTTTATTTTTCAGCGGTTCAATTTGATTGCTAAGTATTCTGCGCTGTACAATGTCGCGCTTCCTCTACTACTACGCGGGGAGAAGCGAGAAGTAGCAATGCAACAGGCGGAAGAGATGCTGACGCGTGTTGGACTCGGAGAACGATTGAAATACAGACCTGTCCAGTTATCTGGTGGTCAGCAGCAGCGCGTCGCCATTGCGCGGGCACTTGTCGGAGAGGCCAATATTTTTCTCGCAGATGAACCGACCGGAGCACTCGATTCCCGTACAGGTCAGGATGTGATGAATATGCTCAAAGAGTTGAATCAGGCAGGCAAAACGATCATCATTATTACGCATGATCGGGGCATTGCGGATCAGACGAAGCGTGTCATTCATGTGCGTGATGGATTGATTTATTCATAA
- a CDS encoding cation transporter, giving the protein MNIATAIRFAGLSIACSLFVFCMTGFITLLTGSLTVAAVELYSLLCAAASTAVFLTLRSGDSRYTDPSKKILLAALVFVVGGGLWIAFVSVQNISHPEPVLLPVVGAVVAGIGALINGSFGKTMQNMSDAQTPSLLVANAARLLTAGYVSIAAAIALLLINRTQLYRLDAVVALAIVLFTSWQAWKVTRTSAS; this is encoded by the coding sequence ATGAACATTGCTACTGCTATCCGCTTTGCGGGTTTATCGATTGCCTGTAGTTTATTCGTCTTCTGTATGACAGGATTTATTACACTACTGACTGGCTCACTTACTGTAGCTGCTGTCGAACTGTATTCACTCCTGTGTGCAGCAGCTTCTACCGCTGTTTTTCTTACCCTGCGCAGCGGTGATTCCCGCTATACAGACCCATCTAAAAAAATACTTCTTGCCGCACTCGTATTTGTAGTGGGCGGTGGACTTTGGATCGCCTTCGTGTCTGTACAGAACATTTCGCACCCCGAACCTGTGCTTTTGCCTGTAGTCGGTGCTGTCGTAGCCGGCATCGGCGCACTGATTAATGGCAGTTTTGGCAAGACCATGCAAAACATGAGTGATGCGCAAACTCCCTCCCTGCTCGTCGCAAACGCTGCTCGACTTTTGACGGCAGGCTATGTATCAATCGCCGCAGCAATTGCGTTGCTCCTTATCAATCGTACGCAACTGTATCGACTTGACGCTGTCGTCGCGCTCGCCATTGTGCTGTTTACTAGTTGGCAGGCGTGGAAAGTGACTCGAACTTCAGCTTCATAA
- a CDS encoding rhodanese-like domain-containing protein, translating into MSRIVNILSQQVQERQQQGEKLRIIDVREQEEVAQGIIPGAVHIRLSELPNRLSEIDKSAETIFVCRGGNRSSMACEYLLDLGYTNVKNLMGGMNGWDGPIEKR; encoded by the coding sequence ATGTCACGCATTGTTAATATTTTGTCACAGCAGGTACAAGAGAGGCAGCAGCAAGGAGAAAAACTGCGAATTATTGATGTACGAGAACAGGAAGAAGTCGCACAGGGCATCATTCCAGGTGCTGTTCACATCCGGCTGTCTGAGTTGCCGAATCGGCTTAGTGAAATTGATAAAAGTGCAGAAACGATTTTTGTCTGTCGGGGTGGCAATCGTAGCAGCATGGCTTGTGAGTACTTGTTGGACCTTGGTTATACGAATGTTAAGAATTTAATGGGTGGAATGAATGGTTGGGATGGGCCGATTGAAAAACGGTAA